Proteins found in one Gigantopelta aegis isolate Gae_Host chromosome 12, Gae_host_genome, whole genome shotgun sequence genomic segment:
- the LOC121386258 gene encoding cilia- and flagella-associated protein 45-like translates to MPGSTISASNSSASSASRRAKTRQYRTVSHHSQVDESLFGDRNQNNQKNCAPLDNPQEVNIQKQARDRNRKKRTPYQNKETVQIITKDLIRNLIVPTDDPSGKSIILDPGEFSRILGSSHVLTREEKLARWEAMKREKEQLVDDALERKRFIKSMDLARQKHERLTDLELEAKDKAEHLLANANAMRQEQEDEIKYLNELILNAKCHAIRDAQILEKGQIKREMTEEERRLDKMMEVDRQNAIVVQEEIERRRRDDKLFGAGKLLEQIEENEQSRLFELEKKDQENVQMQKYIEKLMEEDIADLDKKKRDQVELREELNKANDAIMRRRELVKEQEMLAEMKVLEFQKEKAEREAVYEAEQERIRIQKEKEVAHLRSLQERAQDKQAERDAIRARRAQEETEREWRLKEAAQQEKKAAVEAMLKEARTVQLQHKEHNLAVQAQRERAEFERVLRAQNELMEKEKREEETAACKRHHHADEVRAQIRQRERERILERNEFFEEGVRLDEEARLRRQKLDEVKSKKLQELRAAGIPEKYLSQVERKVNQPQKIMV, encoded by the exons ATG CCTGGCAGTACCATTTCTGCTAGTAACAGCTCCGCCTCCTCGGCCTCGAGGAGAGCAAAAACCCGACAGTACCGGACAGTCAGTCACCACTCACAGGTGGACGAGAGCCTGTTTGGTGATCGCAACCAGAACAACCAGAAAAACTGTGCCCCCCTCGATAACCCCCAAGAAGTTAATATTCAGAAGCAGGCACGTGATCGAAACCGGAAGAAGAGAACTCCGTATCAAAACAAAGAGACTGTTCAAATCATAACCAAAGATCTTATTCGCAATCTCAT tgTACCTACAGACGACCCCTCTGGAAAATCGATCATTCTAGACCCGGGGGAGTTTAGCCGAATCCTCGGCAGTTCACATGTGCTCACAAGAGAGGAGAAACTGGCTCGATGGGAAGCGATGAAGAGGGAGAAAGAACAGTTAGTG GATGACGCACTTGAACGCAAACGTTTCATCAAGAGCATGGACCTTGCCCGACAGAAACATGAGAGGTTAACTGACCTTGAACTTGAGGCGAAAGACAAAGCCGAACATCTGCTAGCTAACGCAAATGCCATGAGACAGGAACAAGAGGACGAGATCAAATATCTCAATGAG CTGATCCTGAATGCGAAGTGCCATGCAATCCGTGATGCACAGATCCTGGAGAAGGGCCAGATAAAGCGTGAGATGACGGAGGAGGAGCGCCGACTCGACAAGATGATGGAGGTCGACCGGCAGAACGCCATTGTCGTACAGGAGGAGATCGAGCGGCGTCGCCGTGACGACAAGCTGTTTGGGGCGGGCAAGCTGCTGGAGCAGATTGAGGAGAATGAGCAGTCGCGTCTGTTTGAGCTGGAGAAGAAGGACCAGGAGAACGTCCAGATGCAGAAGTACATCGAGAAGCTGATGGAGGAGGACATCGCCGACCTCGATAAGAAGAAACGTGACCAGGTCGAGCTGCGG GAAGAGCTAAATAAAGCTAATGATGCCATCATGCGGCGCCGGGAGTTGGTAAAAGAGCAGGAAATGCTAGCAGAGATGAAAGTTCTTGAGTTCCAGAAAGAAAAAGCG GAGCGCGAGGCCGTGTACGAGGCTGAGCAGGAGAGAATCCGCATCCAGAAGGAGAAGGAAGTGGCTCACCTGCGCAGTCTGCAGGAGCGAGCCCAGGACAAGCAGGCCGAACGGGACGCGATACGGGCGCGGCGGGCCCAGGAGGAGACGGAGCGGGAATGGCGGTTGAAGGAGGCTGCCCAGCAGGAGAAGAAGGCTGCAGTGGAGGCCATGTTGAAGGAGGCGCGCACGGTGCAGCTGCAGCACAAGGAACACAACCTGGCCGTGCAGGCGCAGAGGGAGCGCGCAGAGTTTGAACGCGTTCTCAG GGCTCAAAATGAGTTGATGGAGAAGGAGAAGCGAGAGGAGGAGACTGCCGCATGTAAACGTCATCACCACGCCGACGAGGTTCGAGCCCAGATCCGCCAGCGCGAGCGAGAGCGCATCCTTGAGAGAAATGAGTTCTTCGAGGAGGGCGTGCGACTGGACGAGGAGGCGCGCCTTCGCAGACAGAAACTGGATGAGGTGAAGAGCAAGAAACTGCAGGAACTCAG